One part of the Arabidopsis thaliana chromosome 1 sequence genome encodes these proteins:
- the CSN5B gene encoding COP9-signalosome 5B, translating into MEGSSSTIARKTWELENSILTVDSPDSTSDNIFYYDDTSQTRFQQEKPWENDPHYFKRVKISALALLKMVVHARSGGTIEIMGLMQG; encoded by the exons ATGGAGGGTTCGTCGTCGACGATAGCAAGGAAGACATGGGAACTAGAGAACAGCATTCTAACAGTAGACTCACCTGATTCAACCTCCGACAACATCTTCTACTACGACGATACTTCACAGACTAGGTTCCAGCAAGAGAAACCGTGGGAGAATGATCCTCACTACTTTAAACGAGTCAAGATCTCAGCGCTCGCTCTTCTTAAGATGGTGGTTCACGCTCGCTCTGGTGGTACAATTGAAATAATGGGTCTTATGCAAG GATGA